A single genomic interval of Prunus dulcis chromosome 5, ALMONDv2, whole genome shotgun sequence harbors:
- the LOC117626918 gene encoding tax1-binding protein 1 homolog isoform X3, with the protein MSSSTKGNTVSSFDVEELLQIGTRCRERLEVHVNSLSEACTEDKKQIQMLEKELKNCSQEIDYLQDQLNARNTEVNLLEEHTHSLEFKLADMENLQETFDRLRDELKKSYSERMFLMEELESKEIELQNSALCIDKLEESISSMSLESQCEIESMKLDILALEHSFLEVKKIQEETVQEKTRMSELIQELEVQCQNAYTTVESLYMENKELRKKLDASETNTRIFCQRVEKWLEKDRIQLDSESLLGQLEGNYIFSKEMSSCGEVLGPLFSKLAIVVAPDADSIMKMKKMSHHIQDYELLVKQLKEELKEEKLKAKEEAEDLAQEMAELRYQMTGLLEEECKRRACIEQASLQRIAELEAQVTKERTQSVKSFAAHRHLNEAK; encoded by the exons ATGTCAAGCAGCACCAAGGGCAATACCGTCAGCTCTTTTGATGTTGAGGAACTCCTACAAATTGGGACAAGATGTAGAGAG AGATTAGAAGTACATGTGAATTCATTATCTGAAGCCTGCACAGAGGACaagaaacaaattcaaatgttAGAGAAAGAACTCAAGAACTGCTCTCAAGAAATTG ATTACCTGCAGGATCAACTAAATGCAAGGAACACTGAAGTGAACCTCCTCGAAGAGCATACACATAGCCTTGAGTTCAAATTAGCAGACATGGAAAATTTACAAGAGACTTTTGACAGGTTAAGGGATGAACTTAAGAAGTCCTATTCAGAGCGCATGTTCTTAATGGAGGAACTAGAAAGCAAAGAGATAGAGTTACAGAATTCAGCTTTGTGCATAGATAAACTAGAGGAGTCAATTTCATCCATGTCATTAGAGTCTCAGTGTGAAATAGAGAGTATGAAGCTTGATATATTGGCCTTAGAGCACAGTTTCCTTGAAGTTAAAAAAATCCAGGAAGAAACTGTTCAAGAAAAGACTAGGATGAGTGAGTTAATTCAAGAGCTTGAGGTTCAATGTCAGAATGCATACACAACTGTTGAAAGTTTATATATGGAAAATAAGGAACTCAGGAAGAAGCTTGATGCATCCGAGACAAATACTAGGATATTCTGCCAgagggttgaaaaatggcTGGAAAAGGACAGAATTCAACTCGACTCAGAGTCTTTGTTGGGTCAACTAGAGGGAAATTACATATTCTCAAAAGAAATGAG CAGTTGCGGAGAAGTCTTGGGCCCACTCTTTTCCAAACTGGCAATAGTAGTGGCACCAGATGCAGATTCAAtaatgaagatgaagaagatgtcACATCATATACAAGATTATGAACTTCTTGTGAAGCAATTAAAG GAAGAACTGAAAGAGGAAAAGTTGAAGGCAAAGGAAGAAGCAGAGGATCTAGCTCAAGAAATGGCTGAGCTCAGATACCAAATGACAGGTTTGCTTGAAGAAGAGTGTAAGCGCCGTGCTTGTATCGAACAAGCATCTTTACAAAGAATTGCTGAGTTAGAAGCACAG GTTACAAAAGAACGGACACAATCGGTGAAATCCTTTGCTGCTCACCGGCATCTCAATGAAGCAAAGTGA
- the LOC117627179 gene encoding heparanase-like protein 1 has product MEFRLSLVLILVSLPAILAQDVGNTKKAGNVKVVVNGILAIARVDNNFICATIDWWNHEKCDYNQCPWGSASALNLNLSHPLLAKSIQAFNQLRIRIGGSLEDQLLYDVGNLKYPCHPFRKKSHGLFGFSRGCLPMSRWDELNQFFSKTRPIVTFSLNALSGRHHKSGGVWVGDWDSSNAYDFINYTVSKGYQIDSWEFGNELSGRGVGASVGAEQYGKDLIKLKHIINQLYNKSRTKPALVAPGGFYDQGWFAKLLQVSGSGIVNVITQHMYNLGAGVDPKLVSRILNPGYLDLASGTFHDLEQTVKKNGPWASIWVGESGGAYNSGGRNVSDTFVDSFWYLDQLGMSAKYNTRVYCRQSLVGGNYGLLNRTSFVPNPDYYSALLWHRLMGQGVLAVNSNASADLRIYAHCARGRAGITVVLINFSNDTDFIVNVENILDFNLGAHERNISKESYFKRSLKKTVSWVGRKALDKPVYREEYHLTPKNRNLRSKTMVLNGAPLEITKDGNIPELEPAHVLANSPLTISPLSIKFVVLPYFDAHYACA; this is encoded by the exons ATGGAATTCCGTCTCTCCTTGGTTCTCATTCTGGTTTCTCTCCCTGCAATTTTAGCTCAAGATGTTGGGAATACTAAAAAAGCTGGAAATGTTAAGGTTGTGGTTAATGGGATTTTAGCTATTGCACGAGTTGATAATAATTTCATCTGTGCCACTATTGATTGGTGGAATCATGAAAAGTGCGACTACAACCAGTGTCCATGGGGATCTGCATCTGCGTTAAATTTG AACTTGTCTCATCCTTTGCTTGCCAAGTCAATCCAAG CTTTCAATCAGTTAAGGATCAGAATTGGAGGTTCCTTGGAAGACCAACTCTTGTACGATGTAGGAAATTTGAAATATCCTTGCCATCCATTCAGAAAGAAGAGTCATGGCTTGTTTGGATTTTCTAGAGGATGTTTACCTATGAGTAGATGGGATGAACTGAACCAATTTTTCAGTAAGACAAG GCCCATCGTCACATTTAGCTTGAATGCACTGTCAGGGAGGCACCACAAAAGCGGGGGTGTTTGGGTTGGAGATTGGGACTCTAGCAACGCttatgattttattaattataccGTTTCGAAGGGATACCAGATAGATTCATGGGAATTCG GTAATGAGCTCAGTGGTCGTGGTGTTGGAGCTAGTGTTGGAGCTGAACAATATGGAAAAGACTTGATCAAGCTTAAACATATTATCAACCAGTTGTACAATAAGTCCCGTACTAAACCTGCACTTGTGGCACCTGGAGGATTCTATGACCAAGGATGGTTTGCCAAGCTTCTTCAGGTTTCTGGTTCAGGGATAGTCAATGTTATCACTCAGCATATGTACAATTTGGGTGCAG GTGTTGATCCCAAGTTGGTGAGCAGAATTTTGAATCCCGGTTACTTGGACCTTGCATCTGGAACATTCCATGATCTTGAGCAAACGGTGAAAAAGAATGGCCCTTGGGCTTCTATATGGGTCGGAGAGTCTGGAGGGGCTTATAACAGTGGTGGTCGTAATGTGTCTGACACATTTGTGGACAGCTTTTG GTACTTGGATCAGCTTGGAATGTCAGCCAAGTACAATACCAGAGTATATTGCAGGCAGTCTCTAGTTGGTGGAAACTATGGTCTCCTCAACAGAACGTCATTTGTTCCTAACCCTGATTACTACAG TGCTCTTCTATGGCATCGACTTATGGGACAAGGTGTTCTTGCTGTTAACAGCAATGCTTCAGCAGATTTACGCATTTACGCCCATTGTGCAAGAGGAAGA GCGGGTATAACTGTAGTCCTTATCAACTTCAGCAATGACACCGATTTCATTGTCAatgttgaaaatattttggaCTTCAATTTGGGTGCTCACGAGAGAAACATTAGCAAAGAAAGTTATTTCAAGCGCAGCCTTAAGAAAACGGTGTCATGGGTAGGACGCAAAGCATTAGACAAACCCGTTTACAGAGAAGAATACCATTTGACACCGAAAAACAGGAACCTTAGAAGCAAAACCATGGTTCTCAATGGAGCTCCATTGGAGATTACTAAGGATGGAAACATCCCAGAATTGGAACCTGCTCATGTCCTTGCAAATTCTCCGCTAACGATCAGCCCTTTGTCCATCAAGTTTGTAGTGTTGCCTTACTTTGATGCTCACTACGCTTGTGCATGA
- the LOC117626918 gene encoding myosin-2 isoform X2 encodes MSSSTKGNTVSSFDVEELLQIGTRCRELKKEKDMLKESHSQSFGLIRRLEVHVNSLSEACTEDKKQIQMLEKELKNCSQEIDYLQDQLNARNTEVNLLEEHTHSLEFKLADMENLQETFDRLRDELKKSYSERMFLMEELESKEIELQNSALCIDKLEESISSMSLESQCEIESMKLDILALEHSFLEVKKIQEETVQEKTRMSELIQELEVQCQNAYTTVESLYMENKELRKKLDASETNTRIFCQRVEKWLEKDRIQLDSESLLGQLEGNYIFSKEMSCGEVLGPLFSKLAIVVAPDADSIMKMKKMSHHIQDYELLVKQLKEELKEEKLKAKEEAEDLAQEMAELRYQMTGLLEEECKRRACIEQASLQRIAELEAQVTKERTQSVKSFAAHRHLNEAK; translated from the exons ATGTCAAGCAGCACCAAGGGCAATACCGTCAGCTCTTTTGATGTTGAGGAACTCCTACAAATTGGGACAAGATGTAGAGAG ctaaagaaagaaaaagacatgttGAAAGAATCACACTCCCAAAGCTTCGGGCTAATCAGG AGATTAGAAGTACATGTGAATTCATTATCTGAAGCCTGCACAGAGGACaagaaacaaattcaaatgttAGAGAAAGAACTCAAGAACTGCTCTCAAGAAATTG ATTACCTGCAGGATCAACTAAATGCAAGGAACACTGAAGTGAACCTCCTCGAAGAGCATACACATAGCCTTGAGTTCAAATTAGCAGACATGGAAAATTTACAAGAGACTTTTGACAGGTTAAGGGATGAACTTAAGAAGTCCTATTCAGAGCGCATGTTCTTAATGGAGGAACTAGAAAGCAAAGAGATAGAGTTACAGAATTCAGCTTTGTGCATAGATAAACTAGAGGAGTCAATTTCATCCATGTCATTAGAGTCTCAGTGTGAAATAGAGAGTATGAAGCTTGATATATTGGCCTTAGAGCACAGTTTCCTTGAAGTTAAAAAAATCCAGGAAGAAACTGTTCAAGAAAAGACTAGGATGAGTGAGTTAATTCAAGAGCTTGAGGTTCAATGTCAGAATGCATACACAACTGTTGAAAGTTTATATATGGAAAATAAGGAACTCAGGAAGAAGCTTGATGCATCCGAGACAAATACTAGGATATTCTGCCAgagggttgaaaaatggcTGGAAAAGGACAGAATTCAACTCGACTCAGAGTCTTTGTTGGGTCAACTAGAGGGAAATTACATATTCTCAAAAGAAATGAG TTGCGGAGAAGTCTTGGGCCCACTCTTTTCCAAACTGGCAATAGTAGTGGCACCAGATGCAGATTCAAtaatgaagatgaagaagatgtcACATCATATACAAGATTATGAACTTCTTGTGAAGCAATTAAAG GAAGAACTGAAAGAGGAAAAGTTGAAGGCAAAGGAAGAAGCAGAGGATCTAGCTCAAGAAATGGCTGAGCTCAGATACCAAATGACAGGTTTGCTTGAAGAAGAGTGTAAGCGCCGTGCTTGTATCGAACAAGCATCTTTACAAAGAATTGCTGAGTTAGAAGCACAG GTTACAAAAGAACGGACACAATCGGTGAAATCCTTTGCTGCTCACCGGCATCTCAATGAAGCAAAGTGA
- the LOC117626918 gene encoding myosin-2 isoform X1, producing the protein MSSSTKGNTVSSFDVEELLQIGTRCRELKKEKDMLKESHSQSFGLIRRLEVHVNSLSEACTEDKKQIQMLEKELKNCSQEIDYLQDQLNARNTEVNLLEEHTHSLEFKLADMENLQETFDRLRDELKKSYSERMFLMEELESKEIELQNSALCIDKLEESISSMSLESQCEIESMKLDILALEHSFLEVKKIQEETVQEKTRMSELIQELEVQCQNAYTTVESLYMENKELRKKLDASETNTRIFCQRVEKWLEKDRIQLDSESLLGQLEGNYIFSKEMSSCGEVLGPLFSKLAIVVAPDADSIMKMKKMSHHIQDYELLVKQLKEELKEEKLKAKEEAEDLAQEMAELRYQMTGLLEEECKRRACIEQASLQRIAELEAQVTKERTQSVKSFAAHRHLNEAK; encoded by the exons ATGTCAAGCAGCACCAAGGGCAATACCGTCAGCTCTTTTGATGTTGAGGAACTCCTACAAATTGGGACAAGATGTAGAGAG ctaaagaaagaaaaagacatgttGAAAGAATCACACTCCCAAAGCTTCGGGCTAATCAGG AGATTAGAAGTACATGTGAATTCATTATCTGAAGCCTGCACAGAGGACaagaaacaaattcaaatgttAGAGAAAGAACTCAAGAACTGCTCTCAAGAAATTG ATTACCTGCAGGATCAACTAAATGCAAGGAACACTGAAGTGAACCTCCTCGAAGAGCATACACATAGCCTTGAGTTCAAATTAGCAGACATGGAAAATTTACAAGAGACTTTTGACAGGTTAAGGGATGAACTTAAGAAGTCCTATTCAGAGCGCATGTTCTTAATGGAGGAACTAGAAAGCAAAGAGATAGAGTTACAGAATTCAGCTTTGTGCATAGATAAACTAGAGGAGTCAATTTCATCCATGTCATTAGAGTCTCAGTGTGAAATAGAGAGTATGAAGCTTGATATATTGGCCTTAGAGCACAGTTTCCTTGAAGTTAAAAAAATCCAGGAAGAAACTGTTCAAGAAAAGACTAGGATGAGTGAGTTAATTCAAGAGCTTGAGGTTCAATGTCAGAATGCATACACAACTGTTGAAAGTTTATATATGGAAAATAAGGAACTCAGGAAGAAGCTTGATGCATCCGAGACAAATACTAGGATATTCTGCCAgagggttgaaaaatggcTGGAAAAGGACAGAATTCAACTCGACTCAGAGTCTTTGTTGGGTCAACTAGAGGGAAATTACATATTCTCAAAAGAAATGAG CAGTTGCGGAGAAGTCTTGGGCCCACTCTTTTCCAAACTGGCAATAGTAGTGGCACCAGATGCAGATTCAAtaatgaagatgaagaagatgtcACATCATATACAAGATTATGAACTTCTTGTGAAGCAATTAAAG GAAGAACTGAAAGAGGAAAAGTTGAAGGCAAAGGAAGAAGCAGAGGATCTAGCTCAAGAAATGGCTGAGCTCAGATACCAAATGACAGGTTTGCTTGAAGAAGAGTGTAAGCGCCGTGCTTGTATCGAACAAGCATCTTTACAAAGAATTGCTGAGTTAGAAGCACAG GTTACAAAAGAACGGACACAATCGGTGAAATCCTTTGCTGCTCACCGGCATCTCAATGAAGCAAAGTGA
- the LOC117626918 gene encoding tax1-binding protein 1 homolog isoform X4, with amino-acid sequence MLEKELKNCSQEIDYLQDQLNARNTEVNLLEEHTHSLEFKLADMENLQETFDRLRDELKKSYSERMFLMEELESKEIELQNSALCIDKLEESISSMSLESQCEIESMKLDILALEHSFLEVKKIQEETVQEKTRMSELIQELEVQCQNAYTTVESLYMENKELRKKLDASETNTRIFCQRVEKWLEKDRIQLDSESLLGQLEGNYIFSKEMSSCGEVLGPLFSKLAIVVAPDADSIMKMKKMSHHIQDYELLVKQLKEELKEEKLKAKEEAEDLAQEMAELRYQMTGLLEEECKRRACIEQASLQRIAELEAQVTKERTQSVKSFAAHRHLNEAK; translated from the exons atgttAGAGAAAGAACTCAAGAACTGCTCTCAAGAAATTG ATTACCTGCAGGATCAACTAAATGCAAGGAACACTGAAGTGAACCTCCTCGAAGAGCATACACATAGCCTTGAGTTCAAATTAGCAGACATGGAAAATTTACAAGAGACTTTTGACAGGTTAAGGGATGAACTTAAGAAGTCCTATTCAGAGCGCATGTTCTTAATGGAGGAACTAGAAAGCAAAGAGATAGAGTTACAGAATTCAGCTTTGTGCATAGATAAACTAGAGGAGTCAATTTCATCCATGTCATTAGAGTCTCAGTGTGAAATAGAGAGTATGAAGCTTGATATATTGGCCTTAGAGCACAGTTTCCTTGAAGTTAAAAAAATCCAGGAAGAAACTGTTCAAGAAAAGACTAGGATGAGTGAGTTAATTCAAGAGCTTGAGGTTCAATGTCAGAATGCATACACAACTGTTGAAAGTTTATATATGGAAAATAAGGAACTCAGGAAGAAGCTTGATGCATCCGAGACAAATACTAGGATATTCTGCCAgagggttgaaaaatggcTGGAAAAGGACAGAATTCAACTCGACTCAGAGTCTTTGTTGGGTCAACTAGAGGGAAATTACATATTCTCAAAAGAAATGAG CAGTTGCGGAGAAGTCTTGGGCCCACTCTTTTCCAAACTGGCAATAGTAGTGGCACCAGATGCAGATTCAAtaatgaagatgaagaagatgtcACATCATATACAAGATTATGAACTTCTTGTGAAGCAATTAAAG GAAGAACTGAAAGAGGAAAAGTTGAAGGCAAAGGAAGAAGCAGAGGATCTAGCTCAAGAAATGGCTGAGCTCAGATACCAAATGACAGGTTTGCTTGAAGAAGAGTGTAAGCGCCGTGCTTGTATCGAACAAGCATCTTTACAAAGAATTGCTGAGTTAGAAGCACAG GTTACAAAAGAACGGACACAATCGGTGAAATCCTTTGCTGCTCACCGGCATCTCAATGAAGCAAAGTGA
- the LOC117627180 gene encoding SNAP25 homologous protein SNAP33, producing the protein MFGLKKSPLKAAKHITVNPVYPASSGSNPFENAPVGQNTSTNPFDDGQGEEKYSSYSYKTTLTERNKYKNDFRDTGGVENQSVEELENYAVYKAEETTKSVNGCLKIAEEIREDATKTLVTLHQQGEQITRSHMVAADIDQDLSRGEKLLGSLGGIFSKTWKPKKTRPISGPVITGDNAVRRGGQLEEREKLGLTSAPKGRSTPQTLPPGPVNALQKVELEKAKQDDGLSDLSDLLGELKDMAVDMGSEIERHNKALGHLYDDVDELNVRVRGANQRGRRLLGK; encoded by the exons ATGTTTGGCTTAAAGAAGTCTCCTTTGAAGGCTGCTAAACATATCACAGTTAATCCTGTATATCCTGCTTCTTCTGGCTCAAACCCTTTTGAAAATGCGCCAGTTGGACAGAACACTAGCACTAATCCATTTGATGATGGTCAAGGAGAAGAGAAATATTCTTCATATTCATACAAGACTACGTTGACAGAGAGAAACAAGTACAAGAATGATTTCCGTGATACAGGAGGAGTAGAGAATCAATCAGTGGAAGAGTTGGAGAACTATGCAGTGTACAAGGCTGAGGAGACTACAAAATCAGTCAACGGCTGCCTGAAGATTGCTGAAGAAATAAGAGAGGATGCTACCAAAACTTTGGTCACGTTGCATCAGCAGGGGGAACAAATCACTAGGTCCCACATGGTCGCTGCAGACATTGATCAGGATCTTAGTCGG GGTGAAAAACTTTTAGGAAGTCTTGGGGGCATCTTCTCTAAGACTTGGAAGCCAAAGAAGACTCGCCCAATAAGTGGCCCTGTCATCACAGGAG ATAATGCAGTCAGAAGGGGCGGCCAATTGGAGGAGAGGGAGAAGTTGGGACTGACTTCTGCACCCAAGGGAAGGTCAACTCCACAAACACTACCTCCTGGACCTGTCAATGCCCTTCAGAAAGTTGAG TTAGAGAAGGCAAAGCAAGATGATGGATTGTCGGATTTAAGTGATCTGTTGGGAGAGCTGAAGGATATGGCCGTTGACATGGGGTCTGAAATTGAGAG GCATAACAAAGCTCTGGGCCATCTCtatgatgatgttgatgagCTAAATGTTCGTGTTAGAGGTGCAAATCAACGCGGTCGTCGTTTGCTTGGAAAGTAG